A region of the Candidatus Eisenbacteria bacterium genome:
GCATCCAGCCGGCGGTCGTGGGACTCATGTTCGCCGCCGCCGTGGCCATGGCGCGGCACGGGATCCAGGACTGGATGGGCGCCTTCATCAGCGTGACGACGCTGATGCTCCTGCGGCGCTGGAGGCTTCATCCGCTGCCGGTCCTGCTCGGCGCCGCCATCGTCGGGATCGTCTGGCGGTTCATCATTCACTGACAAGCACTTAGCGGCATCCGAGGCGGGTCGCCGGCGGCGGCGCCGCCGGGTCGCAACCCCCGGAACCCTCACGACGTAAGGATGCTGTCGAGGGACGGGCCTTCCCTGGATCCCGTCAGGAGGAGACGCGAAGTGATCGAGACGATGGTTGCGGGGTTCGTCACCGTGGTGAGCCTGGCCGTCGTGGGACTCTTCCTTGCCGGGTTCTGTGCGCTGGTATGGCTGGTGGTTCTGCCGTTTCAACTCCTCGGCTGGGTGTTCAAAGGTCTCGGCCTCCTCTTCGCCGTTCCATTCATTCTGCTGTTCGGAGCCCTCGGCCTCCTGATCTTCGGGATCGGCATGTCGATCTTCCTGATCCCGTTCATCCCCTTGGCGCTCATCGCCTGGCTCCTGTGGCGCTGGATGCGCCGGCAGCCCCGCGCGACGGTTTCCGCGTAGGGCGCCCCGCCAGCGCTCGGGCGCCGCTCGACTCGCGGCGCCTCGTCGCGGCTGATAGAGTGCCTCCCTTCGTTCACGACGTGGATGGGAGGAGCCCATGGCGGCCACTCGGATCACCGTGATGAACAACGGCTCGCTGCGGGTCGAAGGCGATTTCGAGATCGCCGACCAGGAGGGCCGCGTCTTCGGCCTCGCCGGCCGCACGCGAGTCAGCCTGTGCCGATGCGGCCAGTCGCAGACCAAGCCATTCTGCGACAGCGCGCACAAGACCTGCGGCTTCGACTCGATCGTGGTCGCTCGCGAGCTTCCACCGCCGGCTCCGAAACCGGCCTCCTGAGCGCGGGCGCCGCGTGCGCCGGGGAAACGTGGTTCTCGCGCTGGCCATTCTCGTGGCCGCGGCGATCTGCGTCCGTCTCGGCATCTGGCAGCTGTCGCGCTACCAGCAGAAGCAGCGTCTCAATGCCGAGCGCGCCGCACGGCTCGCGGAGCCTCCGGTGCTCTGGGATGGAACGGCTTCGATGTCCGATCTCTCGGGGCGCCGCATCGCGCTCCACGGCCGGTACGACTCCACGCGACACGTGCTGCTGGCGTATCGCGAGCATGACGGCACGACGGGAGTCGAGGTGGTGACCCCGCTGGTTCCGAATGGAGGCCGGCCCGTGCTGGTCAATCGCGGATGGCTGCCGGCGGACGATGGGGTGAGCGCGAGGCCTCAGGACTTCTCCGAGCCGGGGGAGGTCGAAGTCGTCGGCGTCGCCGAACCCTTCGTTCACGGCCGCTTCGGAGTGCGCCGGCTCGAGAGCGACTCGGTGACTCTCTTTTCCACCCGGGGGCTCGATGCCGACAGCGTGGCCGCGCGGCTCGGCCCGGTCGCGCCATTCGTGGTGAGACAGACTCCGGGTGAAGGCGTCCCCTCGAGGCCGCGGCGCAGCGCGCCGCCTGAGTTCGATACCGGGATGCACCTGGCCTACGCCATTCAGTGGTTCGTCATTGGCGCGGTCGTGCTCGGTGGGGGATGGGTGCTGTTGCGCTTGCGCTCGCGATCGAGCGCGCGGAGCGCCGCATGAGCTGTGCTAGTCTTCCGCCTCCGCCGGTGAAGCACGCTCCCAGACCTCGTGGCCATACGGAGTGCCCCCCATGTCGAAGCACGTTCGCGCGTTCGCGCTCGCCCTCCTGGCGGTTTCGATGACCGGCACCGCCCATGCCGCACCCGCGCAGGACCTCGCAAAACTGTGTGACGACTACTGGCAGGGACACCTCCGCGCCAACCCGGTGGCCGCGACCTCGATCGGAGACGACCGCTACGACGACCAGCTGAGCGACATCACCCCCGCGGGGATCGAGCGGGACGAAGCGCGTCTCGAGTCGGTCCTCGCCCGCGCACGCGCCATCGATCCCAAGGCTCTCAACGCCGCGGACCAGCTGACGCGCGCGGCGCTGATCGAGGAGATCGAGGACGAGCTCGCGGCTTCCTCGTGCCGCATGGAGCAATGGGTCGTGGATCCGCTCGGCGGGCCGCAGGTGGATATCATGAACCTGCCCGATTACACCGCGCTCAACACGCCGGCCCAGGGCGACAAATTCGTGAAGCGTTGCCGGCGCATGGGCCGCTACTTCGACGACCACATCGCGAACCTGCGTCTCGGCCTCGGTCAGGGCAAGGTCGCGAGCCGGAGCGCGGTGGAGAAGACGATCGATCAGATCGACAAACTGGTCTCCGGGCCGGTCGAAAGCCTGGCGCTGCTCGCCCCGGCCCGCGCGGCGCATCCCAAGTGGCCGGCGGAGCAGAAGCAGCGTTTCGCCCGCGAGCTGCGCGCCGCGGTGACCGACACCGTCGTGCCCGCTCTCGTCCGCTACCGCGACTTCCTGAAGCGCGACGTGCTGCCGGTCGCCCGCGCGCCGGAGAAAGCCGGATTGGCGGCGCTGCCCGGCGGCGTGGAGTGCTACCGCAAGATGATCCGAGTGCACACCTCGCTCGACATGACTCCGGAAGAGCTGCATCAGCTCGGGCTCCAGCAGGTGGCGAAGTTCCGTCAGGATCTCAGTGCGCTCGGCTCCAAGACGCTCGGGACCTCAGACGTGCGCGAGATCGAGAACAAGCTGCGCACCGATCCGGAGATGCACTTCTCGACCGCCGAGGAGGTGGAGAGCAAGGCCCGGGAGACGCTGGCGAGAGCGCAGGCGGCGATGCCCAAGTGGTTCGGAGCCGTGAAGCCCAAGACGGCCTGCAACGTGAAAGTGATGGGCATGCACGAAGCGCCGTATTCGACCATCGCCTATTACCGCCAGCCCTCGGCCGACGGCAAGCGCCCCGGGCAGTACATGATCAACACCTACATGCCCGAGACGCGGCCACGATACGAAGCCGAAGCGCTCGCGTTCCACGAATCCGTCCCGGGCCATCACCTGCAGATCGCGGTGGCTCAGGAGCTGACCCGCGTGCCCGAGTTCCGCAAGCATCAGGGCGTGACCGCGTTCGTCGAAGGCTGGGGACTCTATTCGGAGCGTCTGGCCGACGAGATGGGCCTCTATTCGAGCGACGTGGACCGGCTCGGCATGTTGTCGTACGACGCATGGCGCTCGTGCCGCCTGGTGGTGGACACCGGGCTTCACGCGATGGGCTGGTCCCGGCAGCAGGCGATCGACTACATGAAGGAGAACAGCTGCCTGGCCGAGAACAACATCGCGAACGAGGTCGATCGCTACATCACCTGGCCCGGGCAGGCGCTCGCGTACAAGGTCGGCCAGCTCGAGATCCTCAGGCTGCGTGACGAGGCGAAGCAGAAGCTCGGCGCTCGCTTCGACATCAAGGCCTTCCACGACGTCGTGCTGGGAAACGGCGCGATCGCCCTGCCGGTGTTGCGCGAGCAGGTGGAGAACTACATCAAGCAGGCGGCGGGCTCCCAGTAGCGTCAGTGGGTCTGTAACTCCTTGCTCTCCCCGGGGAGAGTAAGGAGTTACCATTACGCACGGGCAGGGTTCCCTAGCCCGACAGCGTCGGGTTGTCCCTCACGCACATCATGGTGCCGACCATGTGCGCGACGCGCTTCTCTTGGCCCCCTCGAATGGCCCAGCCTTCGGCCTCGCACACGGTGACGCTGCGCCCCGGGCGGAGCACTCTGGCCCTGGCGGCGAACCGGTCGCCTGAGGCGGGGGCGAGCAGGTTGATCTTGAACTCCACCGAGAGCACCTCGGCGTCCGCCGGCATCAGCGAGA
Encoded here:
- a CDS encoding CDGSH iron-sulfur domain-containing protein; the encoded protein is MAATRITVMNNGSLRVEGDFEIADQEGRVFGLAGRTRVSLCRCGQSQTKPFCDSAHKTCGFDSIVVARELPPPAPKPAS
- a CDS encoding SURF1 family protein codes for the protein MRRGNVVLALAILVAAAICVRLGIWQLSRYQQKQRLNAERAARLAEPPVLWDGTASMSDLSGRRIALHGRYDSTRHVLLAYREHDGTTGVEVVTPLVPNGGRPVLVNRGWLPADDGVSARPQDFSEPGEVEVVGVAEPFVHGRFGVRRLESDSVTLFSTRGLDADSVAARLGPVAPFVVRQTPGEGVPSRPRRSAPPEFDTGMHLAYAIQWFVIGAVVLGGGWVLLRLRSRSSARSAA
- a CDS encoding DUF885 domain-containing protein, whose product is MSKHVRAFALALLAVSMTGTAHAAPAQDLAKLCDDYWQGHLRANPVAATSIGDDRYDDQLSDITPAGIERDEARLESVLARARAIDPKALNAADQLTRAALIEEIEDELAASSCRMEQWVVDPLGGPQVDIMNLPDYTALNTPAQGDKFVKRCRRMGRYFDDHIANLRLGLGQGKVASRSAVEKTIDQIDKLVSGPVESLALLAPARAAHPKWPAEQKQRFARELRAAVTDTVVPALVRYRDFLKRDVLPVARAPEKAGLAALPGGVECYRKMIRVHTSLDMTPEELHQLGLQQVAKFRQDLSALGSKTLGTSDVREIENKLRTDPEMHFSTAEEVESKARETLARAQAAMPKWFGAVKPKTACNVKVMGMHEAPYSTIAYYRQPSADGKRPGQYMINTYMPETRPRYEAEALAFHESVPGHHLQIAVAQELTRVPEFRKHQGVTAFVEGWGLYSERLADEMGLYSSDVDRLGMLSYDAWRSCRLVVDTGLHAMGWSRQQAIDYMKENSCLAENNIANEVDRYITWPGQALAYKVGQLEILRLRDEAKQKLGARFDIKAFHDVVLGNGAIALPVLREQVENYIKQAAGSQ
- a CDS encoding PaaI family thioesterase yields the protein MTVEATTFTPPDPEFESRVRASFARQAVMATLGAELTRVAPGMVEIAFPYREELAQQHGFLHAGILATILDSACGYAAFSLMPADAEVLSVEFKINLLAPASGDRFAARARVLRPGRSVTVCEAEGWAIRGGQEKRVAHMVGTMMCVRDNPTLSG